The nucleotide sequence CACAACAGTCTCTATTCTGGCTCATGGTAGCATCTCAAAATATCATTCCTCTACAAGCtgagctacaaccactgtgctacattctacgtgggcatgacaaccaacaagctgtctgtccacatgaattgcCACCGACAAACTAAGGcctagaaacagctggaccaccccgcTACTGAgtgtgctgcccaacacaatgttctttatttctgtggctgcttcacagcctgtaccatctggATCGTCCTCACtaacaccaccagcttttctgaactgcgcaggtggggacactctgcaatatatcctacattcccgtaacctccTGGCCTCAAACGCTACACAGACCCCTATTCCACCCACAGTCTTTACatatctccttttctgctaccccccgccaccctccatctaacctcccgactgtgcatagctgccctaccctctctccacatcTTCTCCTTCTCTGTACGCTCCCCActaccacaagcagcactttaatgTCCCCCTCCCTTGCTTTCCCTgcctctccccaccccagcctcctctttaTCCCCCACCACttggttgcttctcccatcatgtgctgctgctcacagtctggcccccAACTGCCAGCAATTGCGGTCATGGGcttgcaagttgcatttgcatgtttGTGTATCTTTTccatttctgacaaaggccttgttcgccgaaagctcactttctggcagtctttttgttgtgcctacctgcaccTCCACTTTATGTTGagcagcaactacccttttcataatatcgaAATACCATTCCTGTGACACTTGTTTAATAGAATAGGAAGTGTAATTAAATATCTTTTAGGTACTAACatcatcattagcatcacataTGGCTTCATTTCCTCAGGAAAGTAGAGGGTACCACCCATAATCTGGCAAATATAGATATCCATAGACTCATCCACAATAaataaaggaaagcacaaaaacacAAACATCATTCGGTAGACACTGATTTACACCCCCATTCTTCCTGAAAGCATTTTAGTAAGCACAGCAACTCTCACAGTAGCAGTTTGACTAACATATGTTTTATCTACAGAACTACTAGTGATTTGCATTTTTTCATTCTATCATGTACTAAATTCAGCAAGATGTAGCTCAGATGTCACATGAAATGTTTCACTAGCTTCGGCTGTTGGAAACAAAAAATTTCTAATGgtctttattttctttcttaacATACAGAATTAATGGACAGTGTGAAAAGTATGGTAGTATGTAAATTccaaatgtgtgttttcaaaactATTTACTGAGAATCAATGTGTCTGGTTAATACGCAATTTGCATCTTCCAGCAATCAATTTCACAATATCTATGACGTGGAATATGTAAATTAGtttacaaacacatttttaaatatatggCAACATAGATTATTGCTGGGAAAAATTTGTACACTACTATCTTCCGTAAATGAAGTTTTCAAATACAACAAAAAGATAAAGTTTCCTGCAATGCACTTTGCAAGAAAAGAACACTGTATTAACAAATATCACAGCTCTTTGTTAAATGTTGCCAAAGGCTCCACATACTGTATTCTGCTCATTGTGATGTGAAGTGACTGGTAAACTATGAACTAGGAGGTCACACTATCCCGAAGCAATTCACAAAAGTATTTCTACCTAATGGCTTGTGCAACAACAGTTTGACTATTGTCTCAAGTATCtcagattgaacaatggaaaatcaggatggaatgtaataatataatgaaaagaaggatagttgctactcaccatatagcagagatgctgagcggagaaaaaaaaaaaaaaaaaaaaaaactcttacacaTACAACCACTTGCTAGAGACTGTGATCATATGCGTGTGGGTTGCATTTGCGTAAGTGtgtgtattttgtgtaatttagaCAAAGGCCTTGTTTGCTGAAAGCTAGTTGTTTGATAGTGTTTTTGTTATGCCTTTCTTCAACTCAGcgtctccactatgtggtgagtagaagCTATTCTTTTAATTACATTGGCACCTGAGattggctctggttcaaatggttctgagcactatgggacttaacatctgtggttatcagtcccctagaactacttaaacctaactaacctatgggcatcacacacatccatgcccgaggcaggattcgaacctgcgaccgtagtggtcacgcggttccagactgaagcgcctagattggTTCTAAGCTACCGTACCCAACCTTCATAGCTACTAGTACTCGAAACAATCATATACCGTTTCATAATACATTTCAATTACTGTACCCACATATTTATCTCTCATGAATAATTCCAAATACAACTCAAGTTATTGAAACGCAACAACAGGGTGATACAGCAACATAAACACAAGCgaaatcaaataatttaaaaaagacgCTGTCTTCCTTTTATTACAATTGCGGTATTCCAAGTTCACTTTAGAGCTTGTTGCGCCTGTTTCCGGATTTCTTCCGCTATTCGTTTCAATTCAGCGTCACAGATTTGAAGGTTGTCATTTTGTTGCTCCAATGTTTTCACGTATTCGTGCAGTATATtatttgtttccacaaaatttttcacCCGGAGATACAATTTTTCTGGGTCATTTTCATCATCGCCAGCACCGCTGTCTTCTTCACTGTTTTCAATTTCATTCAGCAAATTTTCTGCGGAAATGAAAATGTTATTTTGAAAGGAACGTTTATCTTCCTCCTATGATCTGAGTGCACGTaatcaaaataataaaatgtattgcTCGCAGCTGATGAAACTGGGTTTCACACTGCAAGAcgcaaaacagaataaatcatgAAATTCGTTACCTAATGCAAGTTTATTTCTCTGGAAAACAATGTCATCACTGTCCGAGTTATCAAGATCTGCTATTAACTGAGATATTCCTGGGGGAGATGGTCGTGGAGGAATGTTTGGTTTCTTCTTAAACATTTCTGTCGAAAACATTGACACCCACGAACACAGTCACAAGCAGTGCCTCCCCGTTgactttgtgtgtgtgcgtgtgtgtgtgtgtctgtctacaCACAGCTAACCCTCATTATGACGTTAAACGCTGTATCGAAAACGTCAGAGGCTACGTATCGACTTTCGTTATCGCTCGAGGCGCTAAATTTCTCTTTTGCCATTTTTGCAGGCGAATTAAAGGAGCAGCATATTATATCCTCAACTGATatattcactgcagttttagaagCTATTGACGTCCTTACTTTCTTTGAAAATGTGAACCTGCCAACTTTTAGAACAGGTGAGCTCACAAtacttaaggcccgtccacacgcaacgatctgtctgtgcacatcacatctgcgcagacagatcgttgcgtgtgaacagaacatttgcaccaacctgaggtgtgtgcaaacctggaagttggagttggaggtttgagcaaaaCCTCTCAaacctgtgggttcaaaccacatctgtgcagacaaattggagcgtgtggacaggagatcgccgcaaatctggcgcgaaacagctgtttgctcagtctagtgtttgtatttgtgcgcacagggcattaaaatagctgatactcgtcagtttgtaagtgaattcattgaaatatatagaaacgacccatgtttgtggaagattaacagtaaagaatatagtgaccgagacaaaagacagcagcatacaatgctctaattgaaaatttgcggacagttgacgcctcggcaaacagagtaacagtaataaaaaaaaattcgttgtcaactgtttaccgaaaagagatatccaaagttcagaaatctagaaaatcTGGTGTAGGAGTTTTGTATcctgtaacaaaagtttgtaacaggttgcttctacacagtagcgaactgaaaatgcctactcagaaacaaagtaaaccATAGCTCATTGGCCATGTAGGTATATAATCTCTAATAATATGGGTCTACTGTGTTTTAAACACGCctacaacaccaaaaatattatctgtaacttgacagacttaatttacttgacttgctttcatgaactcatccttcaggacagtgtaaatagcttcacatgtgttgggtattatttcactcaacgcttgtttcgatattgcagttgaaaattccaaatccttgtagccccttcctgttgctaggaatcttaatgttacccccagccgttcatgaggagaaattgcccttctcatacaagtattttttctcataatatgagaggttaaaaactttaagagataattctaagtttcgacatccatcagcaaataatttcgccagtcggtaggttcgccctgcaactctcgcagtaaatttacgtgagaaaactgctttcgctttagcagccactgtctacaccattttgaccgctttctgtttcctgcggttggtctgaatgttttttgcatcacaagctgcgaacacagaccacaacagaacttcctccatttctatatttcaaaataactgaattagatTTTTGACgttttacggggagcgtagtcgcttgccactgccattccttttctacaccgacagatggcaggcgagtagtagattggggtttgtgtggtgtgaacacatcacaattgcagcgatcttttgcatgtacagacatctgcgccgatgtctgcgcagacagatcgttgcgtgtggaccgggcttaagtcTTCATCGGGTGTTGACTACGGTGTGGTCTTTTGCTTGGAGGCAAGTAGAATTTGGCTGTTGCTGTAACTGTTTTCTGGAACAAGTCCCTTTCTTCGTCGCAGATGGTACCAGCTCTGTGGGCAAGCGTGTTTAGCACTCCTTCCCTTTGTGACAAGTGATGACAGCTGGCATGTAGGTACTGGTCTGCGTGAGTTTTCTTCCTATACGCACTGTGTCCCAGTGCTCAATCTGGCTTTctccgtaaaaaaaaagaaagaaaaaagcattCAAGAATGGCAGCTGTCTGTTTTGCTCCACCTCTATGCTGAACTCAGTTTGGTTGTGGATAGAGGTCAGGTGTAGCAAGAAAACTTGAAGCTCATCTTTCCATGAAGTCAAATGACGAACGTATCATAATCATATCTATAAAAGACTGTTAGTATTATGGTGCTGAGTCTAGTGCCTTGTCCTCAAAGCCTTCCATTTACATGCTGGCCTTCACAGGTGACAGGGAACTAAATACCCATAGACACACCATCAGTCAGTTCATAGTAATGTCCGCCAAAAAGAAAATATGTGAATGTGAGCACAAAATTGAAAAGTTTGATGAATGAGGGCCCTTTTCAATGGTTTCACCGATTCCTCTACTGGGGCTCTCGTGAAAAGTGACACAACGGCAAAACTGACCGTGAGATCTGAGCTGGCTAATCTGAGTTTTCGTGAATTGGGCCGAGTTATTGGTGTGATGCTCACATTTACCAACAAAAGGACTCAAAACTAACGTCAAATGTTTCGCAAGCTGTTATGTTGGTGCTCAAATTGAACTCATTCTTGGTCTTAGAGGTGAGCCCTCTTTGTATACCTTAGGCAACCTGTAGAGCCTAGGTGGTCCGGCAGCAATTGGCTTCCCTTCTGTATAATTACTTCGAAGAAGTTCAGTCTCCTTGCACTGTATCCGTTGTAATTGTCTTGTAACCTGCATTGTCTAGGAACTTGTACATTTTCTCTTCGTATGCTGCGACTTTTGGTAAGATGATTATGTTCACCTTACCCACTGGGAGGACGACAATGTCAGGATTGTCGCACAGAGAACGCAGCGTGGGTGTTTCCCATCTGGAGATGTTATGCATCAGTGGCGCGGACTGGTGAGAGTACAGCACGTTTTCCACTGTATCTCTTGCACCATATAAGGTGGTAGAGTGGAGGCAACTTGTTCTACTCTGCTGATGATTTCTGCGGCAGGTATTTCCCTGTAAGGTTCACAATGTTCACCTAGCCTCTTTCTTTGGATGTTTTGATGCTACTCAGTTAAACTTTGAAGACTGTTTCATAGATGCATTTCATTGTGCCCACTCTGCTTGCATCCAAGATGAACGTTCAACGCCCTCCCAAGAAATGGGGACAAACAAGGACGCTAGTTCTAGGTACAGGGCAAGGGGCTTGTATCCTATGGAGTCAAGCTGGCTGCGTGTTTCTCTGATCAGTCCATGCACTAGAGCCAGGCTGGCTCCTCTAGTAATTTGGTTCAGTGCTTGTATCTGGATATGATGTACGATCTTGGAAAAGACTGACACAATGCGGATATCATGGCACCTTTCAAAAAGGCAAGTGCAGTTAGAAAGCGTTGTttctcgtttcagattttatcaAGCTTCCCTCCCCATAGAGGAAACTAATGTGTGTTCGTAGCTTTTCATGGCGAATACGCTGCTTGAAAGTCTCTTGAACATGCAGCCAGATTGATTGATagttgtagaacgaattttcgatGGCGTAACGTGTCATCCCCATCAGGTTACTCCAGCTGATGCTGTCCTGAACCAGTGAGTGCGATATGTATACCGGTCATCTTTGTCCTCCACTAACCCCGTATATGGACCACATGATGTGCTGGATGTGGAGATGACGGTCCTCGGTCTGCTTTCTGCCTTTGCCATGCACAGTGTTCAATTACCCTGCCGTTGGAGAATTTTCACTGCCCGAGCCTACATTCGACTAAGCTGAAATCCATTGCCCTTATTGCTGAGTTTCTCATGTAGTCGGATTTAGATAGCCTCCTTGTACACACAGTCTCAATAGGGGAGTGTGTTGTGCAGAGTTTATGTATCTTTGTATTTCATTGCATGGTTGGTTTCAAGGCAATTTTCAGCAGCTACTGATTCTGTGGGCTGCTGGAGATTGGCATGTCGTTGGTGTTCTGTACATTTTTTCAATTGTGTGTATGGTTTTCTGATGTATGCATTCCCGCACTTGCTTGATATGTCACACACTACAGAGTTCTGGAGTCTCAGGTCGTCTTTTACTGTCCCTAAAAGGAATATTTGGTCTTTGCTGGCAGGTGGTACACACATGTGGTATTTCCTCATTATAAACTTCTACCTACTTTTCAAGATACGTTTTCTGTGTATGGAATGCAGCCTATTGGTTGGTCCTCTTTGGGTGTTGGCTGTGGTGTGTTCATTTGCTTGAAGGCAAGCCGAATTTGGTGGTCGCTACAGCCATTTTTCTGTAACACGTCTCTGAGGTGGTCCAGTTAGTTATATCCTTTCTTTGTCAGAGATCATACGAGCCTCCCTTTGTGATGGAAGATGTCAGCTAGAGGCGTGTAGGCACTCGTCCATGTGGGTTTTCTTCTGATAGACGCCTCACACCAGTGTTCCATCCGGTTTTCTCTGTGCCACCTAGGCTCTACAGGCTTCCAAAAGTACACAAAGAGAGCACACCTTCGAGATCAATAGTGAGTACAATAGGAGCACCAATGTACCAGCTTGCAAAACATTTGACGTTAGACTCTGTTGGTCAGCAAACGGGAGCAACCACATCAAGAACTCGACTCAGTTTGTGGAATGTCCATAGAAAGTCAGATTAGCCAGCATGGCTCTCATGGTCAGTCTCAACGTTGTGTCACTTTTCACAAGAGATCCACTCAAGGAGTCATTGGAACTTATTGAAAAGAAATTTGGGCCCTCATTCACCAGACTTTTCAGTTTTATTCTTATGTCctcattttttttttggtggataTTTCTATGAACAGACTGATAGCATGCCTATGGGTAGTCCTCTGTCACCTGTGGTGGCCAatacgtacagtcgtgctcaaaagtatccgaacgacctgaattgcatttcgcctgattcggtgcaacccacatagcgcagctgtctagcaggtcctctaatcgcccctcggtacagtcgtttgactattgaaaatggttccaacaagtcaccactacaaaacactgctctgtatcgcaataactcaagatgtaaactaacaccaaggtactacaaataccaGGGAACATCTTattacagataagacggttcttaaggcttgtaagctcacatttattacaataaatgacatacatgaaatgttaccactctcattattgcgtcagataggtaattcacgtagtacgttcgtcgtattcatgacttcctcttcaaaataacatatcgTACTTatgatttaacacaaaatgacattaaaaattttaagttattcacaccagcagcgacatgtgagcatgtttgacctagaaataatatgacgaagagttcagtgctgactggg is from Schistocerca cancellata isolate TAMUIC-IGC-003103 chromosome 6, iqSchCanc2.1, whole genome shotgun sequence and encodes:
- the LOC126190832 gene encoding UPF0449 protein C19orf25 homolog is translated as MFSTEMFKKKPNIPPRPSPPGISQLIADLDNSDSDDIVFQRNKLALENLLNEIENSEEDSGAGDDENDPEKLYLRVKNFVETNNILHEYVKTLEQQNDNLQICDAELKRIAEEIRKQAQQALK